The Amycolatopsis umgeniensis DNA segment CTCCGCGCTCGGCGTCGCGAACGGTCATCAGGATCCGGGCACCGGCCGCCGCCAACGCGCAGGAGAGGGCCAGTCCCAGGCCGGAGGTCGTCCCGGTGACGACGATGGTGCGGCCCGTCAGGTCGGGTAACTCATATGACACTGTCATATGGAACAGCCTGCCCAGTTCGGATGACACTGTCAACTAGAGTGGCCGGTGTGACACGCACCGAGACCGCCGAGGCCACGCGGCAAGCACTGGTCCGCGCCGCTTCCGAGCTGCTCGACCAGGGCGGTCCCGACGCCGTGACGCTGCGTGCGGTCGGAGCCCGGGCCGGAGTCTCACGAGGCGCGCCCTACGGGCACTTCGAGAACAAAGAACACCTGCTGGCCCAGCTCGCCATCAACGCTTGGAATTCACTGGCGGACGACGTCGAGCACCTTCGCGCGAACCTCGGGTCCACTTCGGACATACGGCTGGAGCGGGCCATTCTGGCGTTGATCGACGTCGCTCGCCGACGGCCGCACCGGTACGCGCTGATGTTCAGTGTTCCGGCGGACACGCCTGCCGCCGTGGAGGCCGCAGGCCGCCTCGAGGGCGTGTTCCTGGCCCTTGTCGCGGATATGGTCGGCGAATCCGACGCGCCTCGGTACGGTGCGCTGCTGATGTCGAGCGCACACGGCATCGCGGGAATGGAACTCAGCGGTCATCTGGCGAAAGACACGTGGCAGGTCAGCGTGGAGCAACTCGTGCACATGCTGATCGACGCGATCCGGCAAGGAGCCCCGTAGCGACTACGGGTGCCTGTCCGCCTGGTCCGCGAACACCCGCACCGCTTCGTTGATCGCCGCGTACCGGGCACCCCGGACGGCCTCGCTCAACGGGCGCAACGCTTCGGCCCGCCGAACCGCCGCCGAAGCTGACAGCGCGCCGCCAGGATCGTCGGATTCGGCGATCGCGAGGATCGCCGCGATCTCCTCCGCGCGCTGAAGCACCCGCAGCGAACGGCTCGGCATCCCGGCGGGCCAGGGCGCGTCGGTGGCCGACCGCAGCCGTGCCGAGAGCTCCGCCCGGACGCCCGGCCGGTCGCGGGCGACGTCGAGTGACTGCAGCGCGCCCGCGCTCGCGCGGATCGCGTCGGTCAGGCCGTGCTCGGCTTCGCCCAGCGGGCGGTACTCGAGGACACCCGGCGTGGGCACCGAGTACACGGTCCACCGCATCAGGCCCTCGGCGATCGCCTCCGGGACCACGCCGTAGCCGAGATCCGGCAACACGGCGGCATCGCCGGTCCGCAACGCGGCCTCGGTGAACTGCCCGCCACCACCCAGCCCGCGCACGTCACCGGGCACCGGGAGCAGCAACTGCATGCTCTTCGCACCCTGCGAACGCAAAGCGAGGAGCAACTGGACCGGGGTCGCGGCGCGGTTGAACGCGAGCGGCAGATCGAACGCCTCGGCGGCCGCGGCATCCGCGGCGACGAAGTCGTGGGCTTCGCCCCAGACCTGAAGGGCGTCAAGGACGTCGTCGGAGGCGGCGGCTCCGTTCAGCCACGCCGAAGACCAGACCGCGAGGGTCGCACTAGGACGGCACACCGGACTGATTTTAGTCGTGCTTTCCACGAAACCGGGAAATGGGCGCGTTAACCCTTGGGTTTCAGCAGTCTCAGGTGAAACGCCTCTGCCACCGCCGCGGCCCTGTCACCGACGCCCAGCTTCCCGTAGATGTTCAGCAGATGGGACTTCACCGTCGCTTCGGTGATGAACAACCCCGCGGCGGCCTCCCGGTTGGTGTTCCCGGCCGCGACCAGCCGCAGGACCTCCAGTTCTCGCTCGCTGAGCGGCCCCGGCGCGGGCGTGCGCATCCGGTCCATCAGCGTGGCCGCGACCGACGGCGCCAGCACGGCCTCGCCTCGGGCGGCCGCGCGGACAGCACGGAGCAGATCGTCGCGCGGTGCGTCCTTGAGCAGGTAGCCCGTCGCGCCGGCTTCGATGGCGGGCAGCACGTGCGTGTCCGCGTCGTAGGTGGTCAGCACGAGCACTCGCGCCGGATTGCCCTTCGCGGCCAGCTCACCGATGGCGGTGACGCCGTCCGTCCCCGGCATCCGCAGATCCATCAG contains these protein-coding regions:
- a CDS encoding WHG domain-containing protein, translating into MTRTETAEATRQALVRAASELLDQGGPDAVTLRAVGARAGVSRGAPYGHFENKEHLLAQLAINAWNSLADDVEHLRANLGSTSDIRLERAILALIDVARRRPHRYALMFSVPADTPAAVEAAGRLEGVFLALVADMVGESDAPRYGALLMSSAHGIAGMELSGHLAKDTWQVSVEQLVHMLIDAIRQGAP
- a CDS encoding response regulator; the protein is MAESPIRLLIADDHPVVRDGLSSMFARDPGFEVVGEATDGAEAVRLAEALRPDVVLMDLRMPGTDGVTAIGELAAKGNPARVLVLTTYDADTHVLPAIEAGATGYLLKDAPRDDLLRAVRAAARGEAVLAPSVAATLMDRMRTPAPGPLSERELEVLRLVAAGNTNREAAAGLFITEATVKSHLLNIYGKLGVGDRAAAVAEAFHLRLLKPKG